TTTGTTTTTTATTATTCTTCTTAAAAAAAACAAAAGGCAGACGCTTTGTTTGCGCCTGCCTCCTGCCCTCAACCAGTATTCTCTATTTGCCAAGTTTGCTGCGAAGCTCCCTTATCCTTTCCATGTCAAGTCCTGTGACTCTGGCAATAAAGCTATCCTCTGCTCCTTCCTCTATCATCTTCTGGGCTACCTCCAGCAGTGCTTGTTCTTTGCCCTGTTGAATACCTTGTTGAATACCTTGTTGAATGCCCTGTTTTCTTTCTTTTTCTAACTCCTTCTCCAAGCCCTTTCTTATCTTCTCAGCTGTGTTGAGAAACATCTCATTCACCCCCAATCTCAGAAAGTCAGACCTGAACAAAAACTCGTCCACTTCTTCGTCTGAAAATCCGTATCCTTTTAATACCACGTGGTATAACCACTCGCAAAACTCTTCCTTTTGCTCCTCTGAAAATCTTACATGCTTACTCAAATATTCAAGCCGCTCTGCCACCTTCTCTGGATTGCTTGATACCTTATCCACATACAAAGCTGCTGCTATCAGATTTGCACCCTTCAAAAGTTTCTCATCGTCTATCATACGCTCATCCACAAACACCAGGCTGAACTTTGGAACATACTGTTTAAAATCCTCTCCATAAATCACGTTCTGTTCAAAGCTTGTTGCTGGTGTCCATTCCTGGTCACCTGTATACAGCACTACAGGTATCACTACTGGCAGAAGGTTTTTTGCCATGTACTTCTTCTGGATTAGCAGCATGTATTCTAATATCCTCAGGTGTATGAGCTCATCTTTCGTGCTTTGAAACTCTAACAGCAAACATATATATGCGTCCTTGTATTTTATTCTGTACACCATGTCTGACCTGCGTGCTCTCCACTGCCTGTTGATAGACTCTGTGGCTATGACTTCTATGTCCTCAACTCCAATTTGAAATGGTACAACCTCAAAAATTTCTGTCAAAAGCCACTTGATGTTTGCACTGTTTGTCAGCACTCTTTTGAAACCTTCATCAACAAGCCGCCTTTTTCTACTCATCTTTCGTTTTACTCCCCCTTTTGTATTGGACTCAGATGAGGGCGGGGGTTACCCTCAGAAAACTTTCTTAATTTGCCTCTCCTTAATTATATGATACCCCCAAATGATAAGAATTTTCAACATATTTTTTGGGTTTTATTAATCAAGTAATCCTTTTTCTATTATCCTTCTTACAATCTCGTCCCATTCTTCTTTGGTTATGAAGTCGTTACCCAGGTCACATGTGTATGTCACTATACGATCGTCGATTAAAGCAGAAAAAGCTATTTCAGGACATCTTATGAACCTCTCAGCAAACTCAATATTGAAGTTTATGAGCTTCATCTTGTAGTCTCTGATAATCTCCTTTATCTCTGACAAATCCTCTAAGTTATACACTTCAATGTCTAAGTCTTTGCCATTGAAGTTTACCATAAGCAAATCAGAAGGAAGTATATGGCACAGCACCCCATTGAAGGCATCTATAAAAATGTCTTTAAGCATACCCTGCTGAACCTGCATAAAGTGATTTTTGCAAAGATTGTATTTCCCAATGCTGTAGCTTACCGGCTTGCCACAAACATAGCAGCTTCCTGTGTAAGCTCTTTTGGGCTCTAAAGCTTTAAACTCATCATCATCCCAAAAACCTTCGTATATGTTTTTATAGTTCAAAACCACTTTTGGCTTTTCTACAATGTCATAATCGCCGCTTTTTATCTTTTCTCTGACAATAAAAAGTTCGCTGCTGGTTGGGAAGTACAAATCGTTTGGCGGCAGGCAGCTAATATAATAAAGTCTGCCATCAATCACATCTGCATAGGTTACATTTTCATGGGTTGCTACAGAGCTTTCAATAACTGCTTTGTCAACTTTGTTTTCTTCTATCCCTTTTTCGCTTAGCTTTTCTTCAAGGTCATCGCAATCAATGTCAGTCTGGTTTACATAAAGGTTGTAATCACCAAGCTGTAAAACAAGCGTGGTGCTGGGTTTTTCAAGGAAATAATCAGCAGTGATTTTAGCTTTTACTACAGTTTTTAACTCTTTAGCATGCACAGAGCAAACATAAGTCTCTTCGTTCTGGTTGATTATTTTGTAGTGTGCATTGTCAATGCAGTCATGAATACAGCAAAGCCTGTCAGAAGCTTCAGCAGGTAATATTTTTGCACCTTCCTGAATGAGTTTTTCTTCAAGGTCCACAACTGTAATTTTCTCTTTTGTGACTTTTTTCTTTTTCATAGCTATACCCCTTTCTTTTTGTATATTTTTTGATTCATAAAAATCATATCACATAGGATTGAAGCTTTGAACTTTTATGTTCTGAATTCTGAAAAGTCTGGTTTTACAAAATACCGCTTCTGATTTCGTGTTTTCATTTCACGAAGACCGAGCTGACCAAGCAGCAAATCTTTTTCTATTTTGTATACGTGATGCAAAGCATTGAGTGCATGTTTTGTATTGTCGCTGATATTGTACTCTTTTTCAAGTCTTGTTGTATCACCTGTTTTAACTGCCTCAACAAACACTTTTGCCTTGTTTACGCTTGAAAGCATTTTAAAAAGCCCCCCTGTTTGTTCAAAGTATGGCTGATACTCAGGATTTTGCTGTATCCTCTCAAACACAGCTGAATCAATCCTGTCATCGATTTTGTATGAAAAGAAAGGTTCTTTGAACATGTTAAAACCTGAAGATGAAAAGTTTGCTGATGCAAAAGAGCCAGAATATGCACCCTGGGCTGAAAAAGCACCCGAGCCTGCTGCCATTCCACTTGAGCCTGCCGCTGTTGCAGCAGCAGGTGCTGCAACACCACCGGTGAGCCCTACCACAGCTGCGGCTGCTGCCATCTTTCTTGTGTTTGCTGTAGCTGCACCACTACCACCACCATATGGTGGTCTTGGTCCTAAAAAGCTTCCTGCTGGAGTTGGGCCAAAGTAAGGTGGTGGAGTAGTAGATGTACCGGTTGCAAAAAAGCTATTATCGTCATCATAGTTTCTGCCGTCTTTCATAACAACTGCTCTGTTTTGCGCAGGAGAAAGCGCTGTGGTTGGCTCTTCAATGTTTGCCGAGCTTGCAACTCTTGCTGGTCTAATCATGCCAAGTGCATTGAAAGCATTTCTAAAACCAAGAAGCATATTTGAAAGCGAACCGAGTGCAGGTCGTGCAAGGTTCAGCTCGTCCACCCCTGCCCAGCGCTCAAACAGGTTTTGCAAAAGGTTTCTTAGCGTGTCCGCAATTTTGGGGATTGAGTACATTGCAATGAACCCAAATGCCCAACCTGTCCATCCTGCTGCTGTGAATATGTGTATTGTGGTCATGTAAGTGAACGCATAGAAAAATGCCATGGATGCATTTGTCAAAATTTCACCAAACCAGACATTTAGCAGCATTGAATCCCTTTTGATTCCCCACATCAGTACTGCAAATGGTGTGAACAAGAAAAAGACACCAAGGATATATTTTCTTACCATGAACACAAGGTTTATTTTTGCCCAGAGCGGTATATACAATGCTTTCATGATGATTGTGTTGGCAGGATTGGAACCACAAACTTGATAGAAGAATGTGTCTATGATTGTATTGTCCTGGGCTATTTCCTCTGCTGTTTTTGATTCGTCATAATGCAGTCCAAAAACGTCGATAATTGTCGAAAAAGTTTCATTTGATTTTGTTGTGTACGAAAAACTGCTGTTTATAACGCTCTGAAGCCATTTTGTAAGAAGCGAAAAGAACTCAAACAGAAGAAATAATATCCAGGGGGCAGTTGCTATGATAAGCAGTGCCATAAACCATGTTGTAATTTCTTTTGTGAGTGATATCCTCTCTGATGCTGTTACGCCGCTGAACATAAGCTTTATAGCTGTCTTGCCAGCAAGCAGGATAATAAACACCGAAGCAACTGAAGTAACCACCCAGTAGTATTTTAAGAGAAAATCCATCTCCTTGTCGCTAAACGGATTTCCTTCAAAAAACAACTGATTCATTGGCTTAAAGCCTGCAAGTTTTCCAAGCCACTCAATGGGTGTAACAATGAACGCTGTTAACACATTTATTATTGCGTTTACAAATATATCCAGTTTATCACCTATATCAAACAGTATTTTTTTAACTGTAGATTCTTTTTCAGGGTTTGTGAAAGTTATCTTTGCAATGTCTATAAGCTGCTGCTGGTAGTGAAGCATAATACCTACAACTGTAGATAGAGCAAAGATAATTATGCTGCCTGCCAGGATGTACTTTGACCACTGCATTATTTTTGTTCTCTCAACGCTGTTTTTGTGGGCCATCAAGCGGATGAAGAACAAAGTAATTGATACAAATAAAGAGGCAGAGCCAAGTATACTTACTATACTGAATGCAAGTTTGATAGTTTTTGTTGCTGTGCTGTCGGCAGCAAAAGCGTATAGAGGAACAAAAGCTAAAAGCAAAATTACTGCTGGCAGGGAAATTTTTAATCTTTTCATTATCAAATTCATTTTTCTTAAACACCTCACACGTTTATGTTGTTACATATTCCCATTCAAAATCAAATGGCGTTACCTGAATGAAAATCTTTTCGCGAGGGTTGATAATAATCCCCTGTCCCTGGGCAGCAGATGTTATAATTTCAACTGTGCGTTCTGATAGCCTGAAAAACTCTGCAATCTGCGCAGCCATGTCGCTCTCCTGTCGCATTAATATTTTGCTTGCGCACATGTTTATAATCGCTCTTCCTGTGTCGTTCTGCAAGAATTCAAGCAATGTCTGGGATGCTATCATCAAAGATATCTTATACTTTCGTCCCTTTCTTGATATAAACTCCAAATACTCTGCCGATGCCTGGTATCGTGTGAACATCCATGCCTCATCGAATATTACAACTTTCTTCTGACCCTTCAGTTTAGCATTCGAGAACTTGTTCCATATCCAGCTGAGTATATTTACAGAAGCAAAAAACTTCAAAAAGTTATCTCTTTCAAATTCCTTTAAGTCAAATGCAATTATTTTATCATCAGCATCAATTGTGGTCTGGCAGTCAAAAAGTGACAGAGACCCTTCACCAACGAAAACCTCCATTGCTTTTGCCAAAGCCTGTGTTTCGCTCTCTTTAAAAAGCTCTTCTCTTAGCTCAGAAAGTGTTGGAAGCTCTTTTTTGATTTTCCCAACAATAAGTCTTCCTTTTTCATCCGTCCTTGCTGAAGTGTAAAGGCTTTCTGGGTCAGAAGTTATACCTTTGTCATAGTAAAGCTTTCTCACAATGCGCTCAATTATTGCCATCTGAACACCATCAAGCCTTTTTCCAACGTAGTATTCGGATATG
The Caldicellulosiruptor morganii DNA segment above includes these coding regions:
- a CDS encoding Rpn family recombination-promoting nuclease/putative transposase, with amino-acid sequence MSRKRRLVDEGFKRVLTNSANIKWLLTEIFEVVPFQIGVEDIEVIATESINRQWRARRSDMVYRIKYKDAYICLLLEFQSTKDELIHLRILEYMLLIQKKYMAKNLLPVVIPVVLYTGDQEWTPATSFEQNVIYGEDFKQYVPKFSLVFVDERMIDDEKLLKGANLIAAALYVDKVSSNPEKVAERLEYLSKHVRFSEEQKEEFCEWLYHVVLKGYGFSDEEVDEFLFRSDFLRLGVNEMFLNTAEKIRKGLEKELEKERKQGIQQGIQQGIQQGKEQALLEVAQKMIEEGAEDSFIARVTGLDMERIRELRSKLGK
- a CDS encoding VirB4 family type IV secretion system protein yields the protein MFIEPRDTGQAIRDITRRINEMKSNAMLQRGEPDYKLLAQIEWYDALRASLQRGIEKILMAQVFIVVYSKSLEQLREDCIRITKFAESLGLNMRALSFEQAKGYISCLPLGARNLKYIEKFRPMTTSATACLFPVGNTDITYEEGFYIGYNAITNSPVFYNQFDRSLPNPHMAIFGTTGAGKSTTMKTMLGRMAAYGYNICVLDPEREYEKIINKLGGKYIRIRPGEKLGINPFDVEIEEEEGKRFIDLNSKVADIRFILNIISEYYVGKRLDGVQMAIIERIVRKLYYDKGITSDPESLYTSARTDEKGRLIVGKIKKELPTLSELREELFKESETQALAKAMEVFVGEGSLSLFDCQTTIDADDKIIAFDLKEFERDNFLKFFASVNILSWIWNKFSNAKLKGQKKVVIFDEAWMFTRYQASAEYLEFISRKGRKYKISLMIASQTLLEFLQNDTGRAIINMCASKILMRQESDMAAQIAEFFRLSERTVEIITSAAQGQGIIINPREKIFIQVTPFDFEWEYVTT